CAGGCTCCAGAGCCTGGAACCCGAAGAGAGAAACGAAAGTCGGAGACGAGGGAGGAACGACGCGCCCAAGAAACAACGCTGCTCCAAGAGGGCAGGCGTCAGGGGACGTCACTGCCTGTTGACAACCGGGGGCCTGATAGGGGTTATACGGCGATTGGCTTGCGGGTCGCGTACTGGCCTTGGGTAGTGGCGCTTCATTCTCGATGTTCCGCGGTGCTCAGGCCAGCGAGCAGTGCGTCGAGATCTGCCTTTGCCTCGGGTGGAGTCGTGGAGTCTGAGTGCGACTGGATAAGCTCAACCAAGGACCGTGGATCTGACGGGCCGGCCGGGACGAGCCAGTACTCGCCCGGCTCGATTGATTCAAAGAGACCGAAGAGAGCCTTCCGGCGCTTGTTCGGACGAGCCCATTGCACTTCGTATGGCGTACCCGTCTCATCGAAGGCGGCGCGTATTTCAGACTCTGCGTCGATGGGTTCGATTTCGCGAACCGCGTCGTCAACCGACGGAAAGACGAACAGGCCAGGTTCATCGAGAAGGACAATCAGCATCGTTCGCCCAAGAGAGGAAGTGCGCGATTGCAGTCGAGAGCATCGTGGGACCGCAAGCAGCTTCGAACTTCTGTTCTTGGACTTTGCAGTGGACCCATGAGGCTTCGGGTGTGTTCTCTTCGATCGGAGCGAAGGACTTCGATTCGAGTCCGGTGCCCGCGAGATCGATCTTGAGCAGCCATCCCGGATTGTCGAGCGTTTCGATCACTACGCCGTATCGGTGCTCCCACTCGCCGTCGCACTGGTCGCGGTACCAGACTTGCAGTTCTTCAAGCATCGCACCCAGATCCGCGTTCGCCGTATAACTAGTATTGGATCCCACCACGGGACCCTCAGCAAAGCATAGCCCTGCAGCCCATTCCCGAGCTATGGGTTCGGATCTGCTGCGCTTTCGCGTGACTGCAGGGCTGGGAGTTCGGAAATGCTGCGAGGCGGTGCAGCCTAATCCGCAGAATGGTCGATATGGCCGCGGGGCTGCATCCTATTGCCGCCTTTGGCTGGGGAGAGTCGGGCCAGGTGTCGGACTTCCTTGGGTTTTTCGGGGAGCTGCCGTGCGCTGATGCGGAAAGGCGGCGAGGCTCTTCGGTGGGGTCTAGAGTCGGTCGGCCGGACTCTGCAGGCCGAGGGGGCCGCGTTCCAGCACGTGTGTGTAGATCATGGTGGTGCGGACGTCGCGGTGGCCGAGGAGGCGCTGGACGCTTCGAAGGTCGACGCCGTCCTCCAGCAGGTGGGTCGCGAAGGAGTGGCGCAGGGTGTGGCAGGTCGCGCGCTTGGCCAGGCCGGCGCGCAAGGCGGCCTTCCGGATGCCGCGCTGCAGGACGGTTTCGTGTAGGTGATGACGAAATCGGTCGCCGGTCTTCCGATCATGGCCCAGGCGGGTGGCCGGGAAGACGTACTGCCACACCCAGTCCCGGCCCGCACGTGGGTACTTCCTCTGGAGCGCCCATGGCAGCGGCACCTGTCCCAGGCCGCGCTTCAGATCGTCGTCGTGGAGCCGGCGGGTGTTCCGGAGGTGGGCGCGCAGCGGCTCATCCACAAGCTTCGGTAGCGTCGTCACCCGATCGCGGTCGCCCTTTCCCTCCCGCACCACGATCTGGTGTCGGTCGAAGTCGATATCCTTGATGCGGAGCCGAAGCCCCTCGAGGAGGCGCAGGCCACCTCCGTACAGCAAGGTGAGCGGGAGTCGGTGCGCCGGTTCCGCGGCCGAGAGGAGGCGGCGGACCTCGTCCCGGGAGAGGACGACGGGGAGCCGCTGCCGAACGGGCGCCCGCTCGAACTCGTCGAGCGCATCCAGCGGACGGTCCAGGACGCGGAGGTAGAGGAACTTGAGGGCGCTTAACGCCTGGTTCTGTGTGCGCGCACTCACCTTGCCGTCGATCGCCAGGCTCGAGATGAACCCGATCACCTCGTCAGCGCCCATGTCCTTTGGGTGGCGGGTGTCGTGGAACAGGATGAATCGCCGGATCCAATGGACGTAGGCGTCCTCGGTACGTCGGCTGTAGCGGCGCATGCGGGCGACGCGACGGACCTGGTCGAGGAACCTCGGCGGCTTCGGCGGGTCGGGCGGCAAGGACACGAGGCGCTCCGCCGGGACCGGGCTCCCCGAACCTACGCGAGCACCCGGAGCTTCGCTAGCCGAGCAGGCTCTGCTCGAGATCGAAGCCGAAGCCGATCGGGGCTGCTGACGGGACCGACGCGCGGACCTCCCCGACCCCGGAAAAGCGATGTCAACGGCGACGTCACACCCGCGGAGCCTGAAACGTGCCTCTGCAACTGACCGCGATTGCTATCCTTCTCGACCGGAGAGGTGGCCGGGTGGTTGAACGCAGCGGTCTTGAAAATGGGATGAATGCCTGTGATTTCAGCAAGTTCGGTGAGTTGCGTCGGGCCGGAACCGCCCAGAATGGGCGAGAGCGGATGCGATCGACGTCGCCAGAGAAGTCGATCCACCACCGACAGAGAGAGCGCATCAGGCTTCGAACCTGCGGTTCGCGCGTTCGGCAGCCGGATCGTGGCTAGCCTGCGCGCATGACGGAGGCAGTCCCGACCGCGGGCCGCAGGTGGAGTGTCCGGGTTGGTGTCCTGCTGCTCCTCATCGCGGCGGGCGCCGCGCTTCGCTTCACCGTCCTGGCGCCGGGACCCGGTCGAGGTGCGGGTGGCCAGCGTCGGGCGCGGCGTCGTCGACTCCATTGTGACCAACTCCAAGGCGGGTACGGTGAAGGCGCGCCGACGCTCGAGGATCACGGCGGAGACCGGCGGGCGCGTTATCGAGATCGCCCACCGCGAAGGCGAGCGCGTCAGCACCGGCGACATACTGGTGCGGCTCAACGATTCGAGCATGGTCGCGCAGCTCGATCTCGCCCAGCGCGGCGCCGAGGTCGCCAAGTCCAGGCTGGCCGAAGCGTGCCTGCGTCGGGATCGGGCGGGCCGCGAGCTCGGGCGAATGAAGAAGCTCGCCGAGCAGGGCATCGTTGCGGACGACGTACTCGACCAGCTCCAGTACGGCTACGACGCGGCCCGGGTGGGCTGCGACGCCGCACGCAAGGAGCTTGCGAGCGCTCGTGCCCAGGTGCGTGCGGCCGAGGCGGAGCTCGCCAAGACCGTGATCGTCGCGCCCTTCGACGGCATTGTGGCCGAGGTGAGCACCGAAGTAGGCGAGTGGGTGACACCTTCTCCTCCGCTCCTCACGTCGCCCGCAGTGGTGGACCTGATCGATCCGATTTCCCTGTATGTGAGCGCACCGATGGACGAGGTCGACTCGGCTTCCATCCATGAGGGCCAGGCCGCCAAGCTCACCGTGGACTCGCGACCAGGCGAGAGCTTCGGAGCCCATGTGGTGCGCGTGGCGCCCTACGTGGTCGACATCGAGGCCCAGAATCGCACCGTCGAGATCGAGGTCGAGCTCGATGACCCGGCCGAGGGAGCCAAACTGCTGCCGGGCACCAGCGCAGACGTCGAAGTGGTGCTCGAGACGCGCGCAGACGTGCTGCGCATTCCGACATCGGCATTGCTTGAAGGCGAGCGGGTACTCGTCCTGGACGACGGCGTGCTGAGGGAGCTGCAGGTAGAGATGGGTCTGCGCAACTGGCGATTCGCGGAGGTGGAGGGGGGACTCTCCGAAGGCCAGCAGATCGTCGTCTCCCTCGACCGGGTCGAGGTCCAGGCCGGCGCCAGCGCCGTGGTGGCGTCCGAGGATACGGGCAACGGCCCATGATCCACCTGGAGGACGTCTGGCGCACCTACCGGATGGGCGACGAGGAGCTGCACGCCCTTCGCGACGTAACCGAGGAGATCCGGGACGGAGAGCACGTCGCCATCATGGGCCCGTCAGGCTCCGGCAAGAGCACGCTCCTCAACATCATCGGCTGTCTCGACCGACCGACCCGGGGGCGCTATCGGCTCGATGGACGCGAGGTGGCGAGCCTCGACCCGGACGAACTCGCCGAGGTGCGACTGCATCGGATCGGCTTCATCTTCCAGTCGTTCCACCTGGTGCCTCGTCTCTCCGCCCTCGACAACGTCGAGCTGCCGCTGATCTTCGCCGGCATGCCGCCCGCGGAGCGACGCAAGCGGGGAGAGGAGGCCCTCGATGCAGTCGGGCTCATGCCGTGGGCGGGGCATCGACCGAGCGAGCTCTCGGGCGGCCAGAAGCAGCGCGTCGCGATCGCCCGGGCGACCATCATGGGCCCGGGTCTGCTGCTCGCCGACGAGCCCACCGGCAACCTCGACTCCCGCTCCGGCCACCAGGTGCTCGAAATGCTCTCTCAGCTCAATGCCAACGGGAAGACGCTCCTCGTCGTCACCCATGACCCCAGCGTGGCCCGACGAGCCGATCGGGTGGTGGTCCTGCGGGATGGGCAGATCGTTCGCCGCGTGGAGGGGCGATCCGTGAGCGATCTCGCCACGCTCTTTGCCGAAGACGTCCCGGCCCCGTGAAGACCGTCGACATTCTTCGCTTTGCCGCCACGGCGCTCGCTCAGCACCGGCGGCGCACCCTCCTCTCGCTGATCGGCGTCGTGATCGGTGTCGTTGCAGTCGTTTCACTCACCGCGCTCGGCGAGGGCGCCCGCCGCTACGTGACCGACCAGTTCGCCAGCCTCGGTAGCGGCCTGCTGATCGTCATGCCCGGCAAGAACGAGACCACCGGCGGCTTCCCGGGTGTGATGGGGGCACCTAACGATCTCACCCTCGAGGATGTCAAGGCGGTTCAGAGGCGCATCCCCCAGGTGCTCCGCGCGGTTCCGATCGCCCTGTCGACCGCAGATGTGGCCCACCTCGAGCGCGGCCGCCATGTGATGGTTATCGGCACGACACCCGACTT
This genomic stretch from bacterium harbors:
- a CDS encoding rhodanese-related sulfurtransferase; protein product: MLEELQVWYRDQCDGEWEHRYGVVIETLDNPGWLLKIDLAGTGLESKSFAPIEENTPEASWVHCKVQEQKFEAACGPTMLSTAIAHFLSWANDADCPSR
- a CDS encoding integron integrase, with translation MRRYSRRTEDAYVHWIRRFILFHDTRHPKDMGADEVIGFISSLAIDGKVSARTQNQALSALKFLYLRVLDRPLDALDEFERAPVRQRLPVVLSRDEVRRLLSAAEPAHRLPLTLLYGGGLRLLEGLRLRIKDIDFDRHQIVVREGKGDRDRVTTLPKLVDEPLRAHLRNTRRLHDDDLKRGLGQVPLPWALQRKYPRAGRDWVWQYVFPATRLGHDRKTGDRFRHHLHETVLQRGIRKAALRAGLAKRATCHTLRHSFATHLLEDGVDLRSVQRLLGHRDVRTTMIYTHVLERGPLGLQSPADRL
- a CDS encoding efflux RND transporter periplasmic adaptor subunit, which produces MSGLVSCCSSSRRAPRFASPSWRRDPVEVRVASVGRGVVDSIVTNSKAGTVKARRRSRITAETGGRVIEIAHREGERVSTGDILVRLNDSSMVAQLDLAQRGAEVAKSRLAEACLRRDRAGRELGRMKKLAEQGIVADDVLDQLQYGYDAARVGCDAARKELASARAQVRAAEAELAKTVIVAPFDGIVAEVSTEVGEWVTPSPPLLTSPAVVDLIDPISLYVSAPMDEVDSASIHEGQAAKLTVDSRPGESFGAHVVRVAPYVVDIEAQNRTVEIEVELDDPAEGAKLLPGTSADVEVVLETRADVLRIPTSALLEGERVLVLDDGVLRELQVEMGLRNWRFAEVEGGLSEGQQIVVSLDRVEVQAGASAVVASEDTGNGP
- a CDS encoding ABC transporter ATP-binding protein; its protein translation is MIHLEDVWRTYRMGDEELHALRDVTEEIRDGEHVAIMGPSGSGKSTLLNIIGCLDRPTRGRYRLDGREVASLDPDELAEVRLHRIGFIFQSFHLVPRLSALDNVELPLIFAGMPPAERRKRGEEALDAVGLMPWAGHRPSELSGGQKQRVAIARATIMGPGLLLADEPTGNLDSRSGHQVLEMLSQLNANGKTLLVVTHDPSVARRADRVVVLRDGQIVRRVEGRSVSDLATLFAEDVPAP